Proteins encoded by one window of Streptomyces sp. NBC_01707:
- a CDS encoding DUF4232 domain-containing protein yields MSLKKISALALVVAAASLPLTACSTNAGAANSAANASSASPGASAGSARTTRHASSAGSTCKTSSLGFSASATGVKHELVVNLKNSGASACSLHGFPGVHLVNANGSRAAGPDAALTDISPDSPPTVTIAPGEETRFLLDYIPDTSGSGKTFTKLSVAAPKDSVSKIVDLEGLDITIASPGSDVPDVYVDPIGYHVGYGK; encoded by the coding sequence ATGAGTCTCAAGAAGATATCTGCTCTCGCTCTCGTCGTTGCTGCCGCCAGCCTGCCGCTGACCGCCTGCAGCACAAACGCAGGCGCAGCCAATTCCGCCGCCAACGCGTCCTCGGCTTCGCCCGGTGCCAGCGCGGGGAGCGCGCGCACCACGAGGCACGCGTCCTCGGCGGGCTCCACATGCAAGACCAGTAGCCTCGGGTTCAGCGCTTCCGCCACGGGCGTCAAGCACGAGCTTGTCGTCAACCTAAAGAACAGCGGTGCCAGCGCGTGCAGCCTGCATGGCTTCCCCGGTGTCCATCTCGTAAATGCCAACGGCTCGAGGGCTGCCGGGCCGGACGCTGCTCTCACTGACATCTCGCCGGACTCACCGCCGACCGTCACCATCGCACCCGGTGAGGAGACCCGCTTCCTGCTGGACTACATTCCGGACACCAGTGGCTCCGGGAAGACCTTCACCAAGCTCTCGGTCGCTGCGCCCAAGGACTCGGTCTCGAAGATTGTGGATCTCGAGGGACTGGACATCACGATCGCATCCCCCGGAAGCGACGTTCCTGACGTCTACGTCGACCCCATCGGCTATCACGTGGGCTACGGCAAGTGA